The following is a genomic window from Daphnia magna isolate NIES linkage group LG4, ASM2063170v1.1, whole genome shotgun sequence.
GGGCACGAACGAGAGAGACAAATGTGATGAGAAACAGATTGTAGTTCCATCCGTCGGGCAGCTGAGTAGACACGGCGCAGGCCAGCACCAGCACGATGGCCACCATTACCTGTTTCAATGAAGTAATAGAACCTTCCTTTGATGCCATTATTTCGAAAAGAATCGGTTATGTGTTAGTATAGGAGGATTTAGGGGGTGGGGGAGTGATGAATTAGCCAATAACTTACCAAAaccttcatttttctttgtgtgtgtgtgtgtgtgtgtgtgtcaatgTGCGGTTGGCCAGTGTTATCGAATTGAATTCCTCTTGTTAACTAACGAAAGTCCAGGAAAAGCAGTCTCTCTTTATATACATGTGCCTTTGCTTTGTTGTCTTGCTCATCCTTGGGAACGTGCAGTGTTTACCGTTACATGACCAGAGCTCtcttttgtgcgtgtgtgtctgTCCTATTGCAGCGAAAGTGGAGTTGCACTTGCCATCGGCCATTTGCGAATGCAGACTTTTTTGCGAAGTATATAAACATCTCGAGCGCTCGTGGAACCGCAGCTGGATACCACATTGACGTTATTCGGCGTTCCGGTTCGACCTGGAGAACTCAACGGGACTTCAGCCCCTTTGCTAATTGCATCCAGTGTGTAGGTGTTCTGCTGATTTGGCCTACGGCTTATTCATTTCATATTTtaatcgattttctttttctaattttagAATCCGTCTAGCCGTTTTTTATGGATTTCGCATTGAGGATAACGACGGAACAGCCACGACCTGTTTTTCTCTGCTTGACGAGCAGACGAAAAGCGAATTTGCCTTCCTCGGCGTCCACTAGACGACCCCGAAAACCttcccattcattttgttttcaatgtcaaggttagatttttttctttgcttttcctCGTTTCGTTTTCTCGCTGTTTCgtcatcaatttttttttttatggccgGCCAAACCCGCCGTTGCGTGTTCCGTGAATTCAACGTTTGGTGGGTTTGGGGCGGTAAATCGCATCGctttagttactgccattattattttttatccgCTCGGACCTTCACACGATCTTGAGCTTTTTCGTTGCTACTACGCGCGTGTTCCAGCCGACGGATTGAACTGGCCTTTTTCAGTATCATCACCTGCAATTTCGAGTCTTATTACGTAAGgttgatcctttttttttttaatgcgaaGGGTCAGCTCTTCAACAATTTATCCCTCGGCGCTGTTCATATTTTTGCAGCACGGCATCGTAGCCATTCATTTAGGTCACTGCGTGTATCTGTTTGATGTTAGGCAAATGGTACCGTTAGCTTTAAATTTCGTTTCACTCTCGTCGTGACCAATGACAGGAGAAAATGATCTATTCATGGCTAAAAATGCCATGAATTATTCAACCGTTTGAAGTCGTTGACATGCCTTTCTCTTTGTATTTCGATCAAGTCATTCATTTCTACGCCGTCGTGGTTGTAAAAAACAACGTTGTCGCTAGAATAGTCCAGCAAGGTTCTCTTCGACGAGCCAACCGGTGAAATGATTGAATCGCTGATCGGCATTGGGGTTATCGAAGACGTACGCTACTCCACCTGAGGTCATGAAGCCAATCTGCAGCCAAATTTGATCTCCAGCCTTCAAATGGAGGGTGGATTGCATCGACATTTGACTGTGCACGCTGCCGGCCGTGTTGCTCTCTGTGGTCCGAGCGGTTCCCACCCGACGGCCGTTCCACAGCATCTCGACCAAGACGGCCACGATGGACGTCCGTGGGCCGACGAAACGAGCGTCTCCCGTGAATGCGAAGAAGTACGTTCCAGCTCTCGGCGCCGTGAATTTACCCGTTTGTAAATTCATGGCTCCTCCGATGTTGACTCGCTCCACTTCGAACGGGATCGGGGTGTACGCCGTCGTGTGCGACGTGTTCTTCTGGACGTAGAAGTAAGTCGGGACCGTTTTGACATCGGCGTAACCGATGCGTCTCTGGAAATCTGTTTGCATTCAAATATGGAGTTAGGGTTACATTGCGAGACGTGCGACGTGTTCTTAATTACTTGGATCGGCAGTTGTTTTGGTGAAGTCGCAGAAAACCATCTCGACCGATGTATTTCCCATGATCGAGTACATGCCGCTGACGGTGTGTCCGTTGCATTGGACGTCGGCACAAGATCGGGGAATGGTGGGCGTGGCTGCTTGTCGCGTGGCCATTTCAGCTCGCGTTCCAGAATGTGGGACATTTTGCTGTTGCATCGCAGTCAGTTGCGACTTCTGCTCGATGGCTTCAATTTCCATGCGGCGAGTTTTCGATTCCAGTCGAGTCATTTGAACCTCTAAAGTTTTCCTGCTCTTCACCTGTCGATGGACAATTAGAGTTTTAGTCATTTTTAGTAACTTAACCTTGAAAATTCGCAGACTTACATTTTCGCGTTCCAAAGCCTCTAGTCTCCGGTCTTTGTCAGCCAGCAGTTGCTGCATTTCAATCTGAATTTAATGTAGTGAGGGTAACAGTTCATGAAAGGCCTTCGGtttaaataactaaattttgtttacgtAGTTTTCTTTGAGTCGCTGCAATTGTTGCTCGACAGTCAATTCCGCCATTACGCACGCCGACCAGCAAGCCAAAACCAACACACCCATCAGCAATGAGCTAAGAAAGCGAGCCATCGTTTCAATTGAATTGGCAGTGATGCTAACGCGTTGCCCAATGGTATAGACTTGATCTGTCTTTTCATCAGAGCAGACCCATCGTCATTTAAAGGAATCCTGCACCCCACTGTTTACGGCCGATAATCGATtggtttcatttcaaattggaTAGCCGTCACGTTGGCCGCCTTTTTGTGACAGGTGGTCGGGCACAAGCAAATAAGGGACAACGTTCATTTGGATATGTAATTATCACATTTATGAGTAGGATTGTTTAGTTAGGACTAATTGCATGTGCGTTTGCACAGTTGCGCAGGTGGGGTTCGAAAAGCATTAGAGGCCAAGCTCGTGACAACtagatttattttgaattttataaatttttttattataaatttttttttttttttttttcagttgaaaCAAAAGAGCTTATTCTACGTTCGTTTAGTGCTGGTTACATAATTCCTTTTAGTTTCGTTTTGGATTGAAATCATTTGCATGTGTTGGCAATGGGCGTTTGCAAAGGTGTCGTGCGAAGCTAGCGGTATTTGATTAGAGTTTCGTTCCACCGTACTCGACGTCAATGTTGATCTAGATAATTGCACTCTGTTGAAGCATTTTCCGTTGtgtaaacgaaaaaaaaaactgcttaGTCATCTTCACGTGAACATCGTACCCAATTCGCATCCAATTTCATGTTGCTGTAATGCTCAATTTTTTCGCAGACATTGTTTCTCGTCCTCCCGAAATGTTCATTTTAGAacacataaaaataattaagtaTTCAACTTCCTAATTGCTTGCCCCCCCAGCCTCCATATTCAATTTGTTTGAAAGAGACAACTGGAATTTCAATGAAATTGAGATCGttctttgattcttttttcattgattttgCGGCGTTTGTTCCTTGAAAGAAAGTTGATGCATGGCAACTGATTCAACGGTTAATTGCGAGATCAAATGCGTACCGGTGTCGCTAgtaaaaaatgtgtttttccCAAATGATCAAAGGTTAGAGCGCGATCAAATACCTGGTGTGTGCAAAGATTCTGCAACTTTGCAGATGCCACGAACGTGTCTTTTAAACGGGAGGATCCTCTGCGGCATAACCTAACGCCACGTCCGTGCAAAGGTCGTCGTCAAGCAGCAACATCAACGCCAACTCTAATTGGCTTGCGTGTCGTTACATTCGGCATCATTTAGTGCAAAGCGTCTCCTATTCATTGACTTTTGAGAAGCTGCGCATCGCTTCTCGGTAACACAACGTCGTTGAATATTTCTAAACGGTTCGCGGTCTTATGGATTGGCCGTTGGTCATCGAAAGCCCCAATCTGTTGTCAAGACGATCATATTCATTAACAGTCGTCGTGTGTGTAAAGTCACGATATGGTCGATTGACACGTTCGCACGATTCGTGACCAATACTAAACTATTTGGatttttacatgtttttcGATGAATTATGGCTGGTGTAACATATTGAACAACACTATGGAAAACGTGCACGTTTCTCGTCTGCTATATATTCAACTGATGTCGACTCTTTTCTTCTAGATTGCTTGCCACGTCTTTCAAACATCACCAGGTCTACACGTGCGCTCTCTCCCTGTCCAGCTCCATATCTTCGTCTTTCACCGTAAGCTTGCAcatctctctttctttttgaactTGTTGTCATGAAATCTTATACCAACCAATCGATAGCAAATCTCGAATTATTGTTTTCTAGGCTTTTTGGATAAGACGGTTCCAATTATTTCTTAGTCCCGAGTCAAAGTACAACTGGTGCACGCAGCCGTGAAGTTGATTGTGCTTCAAAAATGGCGAGCAAAGGAGACAAGAATTGTCGTTTGTCCAGCACACTTGTTCGCGCCGCCTTAGCCGAGTTTATTGGCACCTACATTCTTGTTGTAAATCGTTTTTTTAAGGCTCTTTTAAATCGATTGCATATTATCTCTGTTGTGTACTAATCACCGTTATTATTTGAAGGTCATTGGCAACGGTAGTGTTGCCCAGTCGCAACTGACGAATGGCAAACAAGGCGATTATTTCACCATCAACTGGGGATGGGCTTTGGGATGCTCGTTGGGAATCCTCATTTCGGCCGAGGCATCAGGTAATTGGCGTACGGCATTTGTTGATTGCCATTTATGTCTTTTACAGACGATAACCAACAGCATAGATGATGTAGTTCTCTTACCATTTACAGTCGATGGTACTAATGTCGTTGTTTGTCTAAAGGTGGTCACTTGAACCCGGCCGTGACGCTGGCCCTGGCCGTGGCTAAAGATTTCCCATGGAAAAGGCTACCCGTGTATTGGTTAGCCCAGTATTTTGGAGCGCTGGTTGCGTCTGGCAGCGTCCTCGGCGTTTATTACGGTAGCAGTGGAACATGCACAAAGTTTCATCACATTATGGATTTACTAACAGCTAACGACGTACTTTGCTTTTTGCGTAGAAGCCATTCTCCTTGGAAAACGAGATGGAAAGTTTCGAATTAACGCCAATTTGTCCGAACCGGAGCCTGGCTCAGCGGCCATTTTTGCAAACTATCCGACTCCTTATTCGTCAGTGGTTACCGGTCTAGTAGAAGAGGTAAAAATCTATATATTTATATGGAAGGGTCAGACGTCTATAACCTGTTTCGATAGACTTTATGTACAATGATCTTCATGCTGATTATATGCGTGGTGACGAATGCCAAATATTCAAAAGTGCCGAGCTTCTTGCAGCCGCTCTACATTGGTTTCACGTTGTTGGCCATGGGCGTGGCTTACGGATCTAACGGAGGCTACGCGCTAAATCCGGTAAGGTCATTTTTAATTTCGTTGTATTGGAATGATCCACACTTGTGACATCGGATAAACTTGACTTGTTCTATTATTTATGTCTTTTCAATAAAAAAGGCTCGCGATTTGGCTCCCCGATTAGTTACTTATTTCGGAGGATGGGGACCTCGTGTATTTAGGTAATTAAGAACTTattaatataatatatatattttttcaaatcatttttcttatttaattaATATGTTGCAGCTTCCGCGGCTACAATTGGTTCTGGATTTTCCTAGTCGGGCCACATGTGGGTGCCCTTCTTGGCGTCGGCATTTTTCATACCGTTTTCTTTCTACCAGAACAGAGAGTGGTTGCGTTCGACAGAACCGATTCACAGCTACCAATTGTGAATTACGAATATGCAATGGCCAATGTACCCGATAACAAATCAAATGCTTTCAAAATTACGAAACAAGAGAGCCACGAAGAATATGTTGGATGCCGAGTAGTTACAGCAATGTGAACGATCTTCCACCGTGGCGATGAGATCCTCCCTGGTTAAGAGACCAACATTTCAAACTAGGTTTACATTTCAATTGAGCGAgtcgtattttttaaaaaaatcctctACAATTGTGTAAATGTCATTTAGGCAAAATCTTGGATGTCACATCTTCATTGTTTAATCAATCTGAAGTTTCCCCATAAGAACTGTTGTTTCCTTATGTAAAAATCGTGGACATTGGGACGGCAAAaaccttcatttgtttttcgtatCGAATCCTGTATGTAAAATCTCGGTTGATGAAATTAGTCCAGCAATATTCACTGGGTTTGTGGAAGCGACTCTTTTGCGTGTACCGGTCCTATTGTATTTTGAAtattcgtttgttttgtttcctaaTTGACGTTTATTGCCTTGCGACTGCGTTTACGTCGATTGTTTTTGTGTAGATGAGGACAAACTGTAGCGAAAGAACTGATTCGGAGCTGACGAGTGTTGACGTCTGtctctctaaaaaaaattaataaatcaTTGGCGTCCATGACTTAATTCATTTGGTTCTTCACTCTTTTGGCAGGTTTAGATTTAAGACAATTCTTTTTATTGAGGCATTGGCGAAttattagttttgaaaaatttaattagtGCTCGTTTTTTGTGATTTTAGTACACAGTTTGATGcgatttttcttattttctagaAGCTGCAAGGAGAACAGACGGAACAACGGAGAAGGCAGGAACCAAGACCTCGTTTCTACAATTCCAAATGGAAAGCGAGTCGCATGGCCAATTTCAAAACGCGACGACAATTGATTACTGTTCATTTTTCTGTGCCAAGGTTAGTTAGCATTCCTCATTTCGTTTCTTCTTTCGGAGATATTTACATACGTATGTCAAAATGCAAAGGAAGTTTTTGAATTCGTCGGTATTTGATTGTCCGaccaaaaaaaatgtatcgtGGATATCCAATGCGTCGATCAAGGGATGTCAGATATTCGAAATAGAAAATAGGCAATCCAGCGTCCGAAATTCGAACAGAAAATAGACGGGATCATTACGAAATTATTCACGAAGACGAGTGGGACAAATGGTGGATATTGGGATCCCTGCGGATGAAGTGCTGCAATACCTCCGTTCTTCTTGAGGGTTGGTTGCGGATAAGATCGGACCTCGTTGGTTACTGGGTATGCAATATCTTATCTTAATTCTTCCCTGGGTCCCGGCACAAGGACAGGTACGTATAGATTACGAATGGAATGAGTCCCGCTATGACTCATTGACtctgatttttttaattattatttttattttaatgaagtgtcgaaaaaaatgaatttggcATCACTGTTGGCTGTCTTACATGTAGGGACAGAACAAAGAAATGATCACTGAACGTAGTCCATCTTGAATGAGTCGTTACGTTTTCATGGTCGTGACGATTCTTTGTTTCTGCATCGTCCTAATTCTCTATTTACTCGTATTTATTTTCTAACTCACTCAAGACATTCAGTATGAGTTATCAAGTTGATAATCGCTAGAGTTTTCTGTGTCTGTCTAGTGGTTGTAACAGTCGTGTGTATTTATCAGATGCTGCATCAATTGTGTAATACGTTAGTGGACCACGTGGATGGATTAGTGCTGAACAATCTGTAGACTAGCTTAATGCTCATTCACTTGTATcacgtatttttttattaactagtgagaaagaaagaaagcgaAATGATAAAACGGTCAGCTGATTGGCATTCCGTGGTATTGATGGCGGGAGTGAGAAGCAATGAACTAATCGGCCATTGTGAACCAAACGTCCGTCGATGGCTGTACTGTATTTGTATAGACCAAATATCTTTAGTCCACTTTCAGGTGAGTTGTTAGACATTTCTTCTCTTTAATGATGTAATTGTAaatgtagtaaaaaaaaatgcgttatTTCCGCCTTTGCTTAGACATAAAAATCGTCTTAGCCTTTCAGTACGTTCTTGTTCTATAGTCACGTTTCGTTATTTTGGTGCCATTTCTGCTGCGATCGCATTAGAGTGGGAGGCCATTGTTGATGTGGTTTTGCTTGATCTTTCCAACTGTTGGAATAAGCTATAAATTTCTATCTGCTGTAAGGTTTTTTTCTCTACAATCGAGAGTtgataaatcatttttttctcagATGGGTTCGTTTAGTGTAACGACTGTTAATTATGACAAATCATAGCTGACGTGGACTTAGTACTTGAGCAAATCTGCGACTGAgtgatttttgtttacaatgtgCGACTGAGTGATTTCTTTCATGTCAAGTTGTTCAAGAGTTCGATCGCCATTAAAAACTTATTACGCATAGGCTGCTGTGTGACAAAGCGTTAATTATCTTGTTATTTAGGACAAGTAATTAACTATTTTGAATTTTAGGTACTCACTTGTAttcgattgaaaattgatGAAGAGCCGACTGGGTGACGGGGGTAGTCGGCGTGGATGATACCGTTTGCCACCAGGTAGTCATCTTCAGCGACAGCGAAATTGCGGTAAGCAGATGCAAGGTCAAATTTAAGTGATAATAAACTGTTTCGATTTGTTTAGGAAAATACTAGTGAAGACATGCAGAAATTACCGTGTCTTCTTCAATGCTTTAACAGAGATTGTCTTTTTGCAGTAGCTTACCAATGTAAAAGACCGTAAGAGTAATTTGTGGGTAAAGGTAAGGTAACACCGTAAAGTTTATTTTCAATCTAAAATCGTTATTGCAGTGACACGGAAATCATGCaacattgttttgtttgtaggCCTACggacttttttttgtcagaGCTCAGACCTTGTAGTTCAATTAACCGAACATTGTGATAGGCTTTGGTCTTGCAGGTACCAAAAAATAATGGTCGTCGTTTCATTTTCCATCTTCAATCCAATGTATGTATAAATAGATAAGTCATGATCAATCTTTATTAAAGAAAAGTTCCCTACATTTGAAGAACATAATAGACCCGAACCACTGCATGTGTTCATGCATTTGTTGACACATAAAATTTGGTGACAGATATGGTCATTTTCAGTTGATAACAGTTGGTATGTGACAGGAATGTATTCTGGTGGCGAAGAAAAActtaaaacaagaaaagattTCAACtaagtaaaatttatttatgttaCAGTTGTTTGGTGTTAAATTTTTCTAATCCATTGCCTTAAAATCAGTTAATCTTAAGTCTAGTCAACAGATActacatttttcatttactcTTTAGGTGTGTTTTATGCATTTGTCGTTGAGACTTGAGAGGCTTGTATTTGCCAGGTGACAGCTTAATGTTTTAACTAAACTACTCTGTAAATTTGCCAAGAACAACTCTTCATTTTTAGATTGTTTATCGTATGGATTTAAAATCGATGCTAATAGTGGATTTTCATCGGAGAAGTTGTAGACCGATCAATGGTGGTATGAAAATAGCCGAAAAGTAAAAAggtaatttgtttttgttcgtaAATTACACTGTCTGGTTCCTTTCATTAAATATTCTCTTTCTATGCATGCATTCATGGTATATCGACTTTCAGAGACTTTGAACTTTATCATTGCGATGTTTCGCAGTTTTACTCTCTGTCTGGAAATGTGGGAAATTTCGCCGTTCGTAGAAGTGACCATTAGTTCGTTTTGGATGTTACACACCTGTCACCACTCTTCACGCTCATCGTACTAGCCAATAGGTCGCCGTATAATTTGGTGGCTGCAGTAAGAATGCTTGTTTATTACGACATCACAGGCACAGGCATCAACTTTGCATCAATTTTCACAACGAGTATCAAATTattcatttgaaaaacaatttaaatgaATACGAGTTGCACTAacgtttaaattttaattaaatgCGACTAAACATCTTCACCAAGAGCTCCTGGATCTTGTGGAGTGCAGCTACAGCCGATTGCAACGTTGGTGGAAAACATTCCCATTGTTTCCCCGGTCGTCGAGTTGTGTATGGAAACTTTCACAGTCGTCATCAGCTGCTTGCAGTTGCGTCCAGGTCCACCACAGTTCCCAGCAACACACAGTCCCGAACAAATGATTTCATTGATGTCTAAGGTAACGTTTCCAAATGGATTTTCGTGTTCTATCGTTTTATTCTCCACTCTGAATGGGCAGGCAGTTTCGCGATGTTTGCCCAGTTCAACCAGTTCGTCCGTGATGGAAACAATGCGAGGTTGGCAATCCTCCTCTTCATCTTCGTCCTGCCATACTTCCTGAATATCTTCGTTCGTAGAACCTGGCAAAGGTTGAAGCACAAAACAGGAAGCAACAGCAAGGCAAAACATAGCCCAAGGTAAAATGCAAGATATTTGCATGGTAGTAATTTTAAAGATTTCTAACTAACAGCAAAGATTTCGATGTTGTGTCTGAGTGCACAGAAATTGTTGTGTGGAATGTGTTGCTTGAATCGCCTTATTTTATAGGGGAAATGTGAAGTGGCAAGGATTTAATTTGTTCTATGGACGTCAGAATTGGCAATCAATGGCTCAGTTTTAATTGAAATATGGGAATTTTATTGAATGCAATGCCATTTTGGTAAAGGGCGATGGATTCATGAAGGAAAGCTACGAATTTCCGAAGACACGTGCGTCTCTTGTTCTACGTCACGCCGTggcctttaaaaataaaaatgaaaaaagccGGAAACGGATGTCATCCATTCATCCGAAATGCTGGATACTGCAATGCTGtcgggtttttgtggttgtggtaTTCGAGAAGTTTTGGTTTCCTCTTAGTTATATGTACATCGTGTTCATGTCGGTTGGCCATTTAATAGGAGGGAAAAATCTAGAATAAGGGCAGATGATAAATGAATTAATTATTTTCC
Proteins encoded in this region:
- the LOC123470986 gene encoding uncharacterized protein LOC123470986 yields the protein MARFLSSLLMGVLVLACWSACVMAELTVEQQLQRLKENYIEMQQLLADKDRRLEALERENVKSRKTLEVQMTRLESKTRRMEIEAIEQKSQLTAMQQQNVPHSGTRAEMATRQAATPTIPRSCADVQCNGHTVSGMYSIMGNTSVEMVFCDFTKTTADPNFQRRIGYADVKTVPTYFYVQKNTSHTTAYTPIPFEVERVNIGGAMNLQTGKFTAPRAGTYFFAFTGDARFVGPRTSIVAVLVEMLWNGRRVGTARTTESNTAGSVHSQMSMQSTLHLKAGDQIWLQIGFMTSGGVAYVFDNPNADQRFNHFTGWLVEENLAGLF
- the LOC123470987 gene encoding aquaporin-9-like isoform X1, with translation MASKGDKNCRLSSTLVRAALAEFIGTYILVVIGNGSVAQSQLTNGKQGDYFTINWGWALGCSLGILISAEASGGHLNPAVTLALAVAKDFPWKRLPVYWLAQYFGALVASGSVLGVYYEAILLGKRDGKFRINANLSEPEPGSAAIFANYPTPYSSVVTGLVEETLCTMIFMLIICVVTNAKYSKVPSFLQPLYIGFTLLAMGVAYGSNGGYALNPARDLAPRLVTYFGGWGPRVFSFRGYNWFWIFLVGPHVGALLGVGIFHTVFFLPEQRVVAFDRTDSQLPIVNYEYAMANVPDNKSNAFKITKQESHEEYVGCRVVTAM
- the LOC123470987 gene encoding aquaporin-9-like isoform X2, which produces MASKGDKNCRLSSTLVRAALAEFIGTYILVVIGNGSVAQSQLTNGKQGDYFTINWGWALGCSLGILISAEASGGHLNPAVTLALAVAKDFPWKRLPVYWLAQYFGALVASGSVLGVYYAILLGKRDGKFRINANLSEPEPGSAAIFANYPTPYSSVVTGLVEETLCTMIFMLIICVVTNAKYSKVPSFLQPLYIGFTLLAMGVAYGSNGGYALNPARDLAPRLVTYFGGWGPRVFSFRGYNWFWIFLVGPHVGALLGVGIFHTVFFLPEQRVVAFDRTDSQLPIVNYEYAMANVPDNKSNAFKITKQESHEEYVGCRVVTAM
- the LOC123470994 gene encoding uncharacterized protein LOC123470994; amino-acid sequence: MQISCILPWAMFCLAVASCFVLQPLPGSTNEDIQEVWQDEDEEEDCQPRIVSITDELVELGKHRETACPFRVENKTIEHENPFGNVTLDINEIICSGLCVAGNCGGPGRNCKQLMTTVKVSIHNSTTGETMGMFSTNVAIGCSCTPQDPGALGEDV